From Hippea alviniae EP5-r, the proteins below share one genomic window:
- a CDS encoding hemolysin family protein: MVDLNYEFALIAVSLIASAFFSSSETALTSLSPLKVAQIIENGGKEAKYFSIWMNHPNKMLNTILIGNNVVNIFASVLAGDIAMKISGSAQLAMTTAIMTILILFFGEITPKTFAKHNAESFARFSIRILVFFYYLFYPFTYIINLFAKGIIKLAGGEIDKEKPLITEDELEFMISVSQQEGILEDKTKEMMHNIIDIKNVSVKEIMVPRTEMVCIEINKSISDLLDLIEEHEYSRIPAYEGRLDNIIGIIYIKDLIKKLKEKSIEYISLREILREAMFVPETKHIYDLFKEFQAKRVHVAIVIDEYGGVAGLVTMEDILEEIVGEIRDEYDEKEEDEFIKVSDDRFIVDAGMDLDDFCEKLGIEKTEEMEEYETVAGLVYDLADRIPAEGDEFELEGKYRIKVLKVSGKKIEKIEVRKIEQN, from the coding sequence ATGGTTGACTTAAACTATGAGTTTGCCCTGATAGCCGTTTCACTGATTGCAAGTGCATTTTTCTCATCGAGCGAGACAGCTTTGACTTCTTTAAGCCCACTTAAGGTTGCTCAAATCATAGAAAACGGCGGCAAAGAAGCTAAATACTTCTCTATCTGGATGAATCATCCAAATAAGATGCTTAATACAATTCTTATAGGAAACAATGTGGTTAACATCTTTGCTTCTGTCTTGGCTGGCGATATAGCAATGAAGATTTCTGGTTCTGCACAACTTGCCATGACGACGGCAATAATGACGATTCTTATTCTCTTTTTTGGCGAGATTACGCCTAAAACATTCGCAAAACACAATGCCGAAAGCTTTGCTCGTTTCTCCATAAGGATTCTTGTGTTTTTTTACTATCTCTTTTATCCGTTTACATACATAATAAACCTGTTTGCTAAGGGCATTATAAAGCTTGCAGGCGGTGAGATAGACAAAGAAAAGCCCTTAATCACGGAAGATGAGCTTGAGTTTATGATAAGTGTGAGTCAGCAGGAAGGGATTTTGGAAGATAAAACAAAGGAAATGATGCACAATATTATCGACATTAAGAATGTGTCGGTTAAAGAGATAATGGTGCCAAGAACAGAGATGGTTTGCATAGAGATAAACAAGAGCATCTCTGATTTGCTTGATTTGATAGAAGAGCATGAGTATTCAAGAATTCCAGCATACGAAGGCAGGCTTGATAATATTATCGGCATCATTTATATCAAAGACCTTATAAAAAAGCTTAAAGAGAAAAGTATTGAGTATATAAGCTTAAGGGAGATACTAAGAGAAGCGATGTTTGTGCCAGAGACGAAGCATATTTACGATTTGTTTAAAGAGTTTCAGGCAAAAAGGGTGCATGTGGCTATTGTGATTGATGAATATGGCGGTGTTGCAGGACTTGTTACGATGGAAGACATTTTAGAAGAGATTGTTGGTGAGATAAGGGATGAGTATGACGAAAAAGAAGAAGACGAGTTTATAAAAGTCAGTGATGATAGATTTATCGTTGATGCTGGTATGGATTTAGATGACTTCTGTGAGAAGTTGGGCATAGAGAAGACAGAAGAGATGGAAGAGTATGAAACCGTTGCAGGCCTTGTGTATGATTTGGCAGATAGAATTCCAGCAGAAGGTGATGAGTTTGAGTTAGAAGGTAAATACAGGATAAAAGTTCTTAAGGTTTCTGGAAAGAAAATTGAAAAGATAGAGGTGAGAAAAATTGAGCAAAACTAA
- a CDS encoding glycosyltransferase family 2 protein: MISVVVPVYNEEENVGILYEKIKKVMEDNNYEHEIIFVDDGSTDKTFEKLKEIAEKDKKFKVIRFRRNFGQTAAMAAGFDYAKGEIIVSMDGDLQNDPEDIPKLIDKLNEGYDVVSGWRKDRQDEPKRVFLSKVANKLISKITHVELHDYGCSLKAYRACVAKNLHMYGEMHRFIPALANIYGASIAEIPVKHHPRKFGKSKYNLSRTFRVIVDLILVYFMQKFMTRPMHFFGVLGFFMAFAGFLIDGYLAFEKMFFGVSIGNRPLLLLGVLLILTGVNFLGIGIISEISTRIYYESQGKKIYNIKVILNDDSEKST, from the coding sequence ATGATTAGTGTTGTTGTGCCGGTTTATAACGAAGAAGAGAATGTAGGCATTCTGTATGAAAAGATAAAGAAGGTTATGGAAGATAACAATTATGAGCATGAGATAATTTTTGTTGATGATGGCTCAACAGATAAGACATTTGAGAAGCTAAAAGAGATAGCAGAGAAAGACAAAAAATTTAAGGTTATACGATTTAGGAGAAACTTTGGACAAACTGCCGCAATGGCTGCGGGATTTGATTATGCTAAAGGTGAGATAATTGTTAGTATGGACGGTGATTTGCAAAACGACCCTGAAGATATACCAAAGCTTATTGATAAGCTAAACGAAGGATACGATGTTGTAAGTGGTTGGAGAAAGGATAGGCAAGACGAACCGAAAAGGGTGTTTTTATCCAAAGTTGCCAATAAACTTATAAGCAAAATAACGCATGTTGAACTGCACGATTACGGTTGCTCTTTGAAGGCATATAGAGCATGTGTTGCTAAAAATTTACACATGTATGGTGAAATGCACAGGTTTATTCCAGCTTTGGCAAACATTTACGGTGCAAGTATAGCCGAAATCCCTGTTAAGCATCACCCAAGAAAGTTTGGTAAAAGCAAATACAACCTATCAAGAACATTTAGGGTTATTGTTGATTTAATACTCGTCTATTTTATGCAGAAATTTATGACTCGCCCTATGCACTTCTTTGGTGTTTTAGGTTTTTTTATGGCTTTTGCAGGCTTTTTAATAGATGGGTATTTGGCTTTTGAGAAGATGTTTTTTGGTGTCTCTATCGGCAACAGGCCACTTCTGCTTTTAGGCGTTCTTTTGATTCTTACAGGCGTTAACTTTCTGGGTATAGGAATAATAAGCGAGATTTCAACTCGTATATATTATGAGAGTCAGGGTAAAAAGATTTACAACATTAAGGTTATCTTAAATGATGATAGCGAAAAATCCACTTAG
- a CDS encoding potassium channel family protein has product MSELFCVIGLGRFGKSVAQRLMELDKDVICIDKSEDVVKEVAELLPAVYQADCTDEKALKEIGIDNATTAIVSVGNNIETSVLSVAILHGFGIKSIYAKAINALHGRVLAKVGATKVIFPEKEKGIDLANHLAGIDIIEAIDSTGNYVLAKISAPKIFFDKSIVQLDVRKRFGLTIIAIERNNKIDINPSPNEVIQEGDMLLVVGSKSDVEKVGK; this is encoded by the coding sequence ATGAGCGAGCTGTTTTGTGTTATAGGTTTGGGCAGGTTTGGTAAGAGTGTTGCTCAAAGGCTTATGGAACTTGATAAAGATGTTATATGCATAGATAAGAGCGAAGATGTAGTTAAGGAAGTTGCAGAGCTTCTGCCTGCTGTTTATCAGGCTGATTGCACGGATGAGAAGGCTTTGAAAGAGATAGGTATAGATAATGCGACAACAGCCATTGTGTCTGTTGGGAATAACATAGAGACAAGTGTTCTGAGTGTGGCTATATTGCACGGGTTTGGTATAAAGAGTATCTACGCAAAGGCGATAAACGCCTTGCACGGTAGAGTGCTTGCAAAGGTTGGAGCGACAAAAGTCATATTTCCTGAAAAAGAGAAGGGTATAGACCTTGCAAACCACTTGGCAGGGATTGATATAATCGAAGCGATTGACTCAACAGGCAACTATGTGCTTGCAAAGATTTCAGCACCAAAGATATTTTTTGACAAAAGCATTGTTCAGCTTGATGTTAGAAAAAGGTTTGGTTTGACGATAATAGCTATAGAGAGAAACAACAAGATAGACATAAACCCATCGCCAAATGAAGTTATACAAGAAGGCGATATGCTGCTTGTTGTAGGTTCTAAGTCTGATGTTGAGAAGGTGGGTAAGTGA
- a CDS encoding diguanylate cyclase, whose amino-acid sequence MNLNNPIEIAEEIYWVGSELKNDKFQCHVYFINNDDESILLDPGSRLTYPIVKSKIKKITNLKNIKYLICHHQDPDIVACVDDLIEDINRDDLTIITHWRAWALLKHYDWKIKLYEVEENGWKLKALNRRLEFIFTPYLHFPGAFCTYDTKTETLFSSDLFGGFTEEFELFAKSAEDYYEKLKVFHQHYMPSSTILNHGLDNIEKYPLKLIAPQHGSIIKEEFIKPIIKKMRNMECGIFQNFKYTQNIVKLSKLNSALEEAIKIIALQESFFNVVHKITKALNQFYRIESIKVFLSDDYEQNIIVLDSETDRVDFIEDKDKVRMLLNSSSYLKEGAVFYEPSILHSLLNIKDPAYIFPILDSDEKYLGVCFMILNPTQIKISEDLEILSKFETPIAMASLKERQLLCLKKKNIELFKETITDPLTELFNRRYIELFLCREFKRAHRFRHGLSLLMIDIDDFKKVNDTYGHDTGDRVLKKIAETIKDNIRSVDIAVRFGGEEFLVILPNTNKNEAYHVAKRIKESIENGKILYDAKKDFSLCCTVSIGVSSIEDNPKDIEELIRIADKRMYQAKAEGKNRVIG is encoded by the coding sequence ATGAATCTTAACAACCCAATAGAGATAGCAGAAGAGATATATTGGGTTGGTTCAGAATTAAAAAACGACAAATTTCAGTGTCATGTCTATTTTATTAACAACGATGACGAATCTATACTATTAGACCCGGGTTCAAGATTAACCTATCCTATTGTAAAGTCAAAGATAAAGAAAATAACAAACTTAAAAAATATAAAATACCTTATTTGTCATCACCAAGACCCTGACATAGTCGCATGTGTTGACGATTTAATAGAAGACATAAACAGGGATGATTTAACAATAATTACGCACTGGCGAGCATGGGCTCTGCTTAAACATTACGACTGGAAGATAAAACTATACGAAGTAGAAGAGAATGGCTGGAAACTAAAGGCTCTAAACAGAAGGCTTGAATTTATCTTCACTCCTTACCTTCATTTTCCCGGAGCATTCTGCACATACGACACAAAGACAGAGACGCTTTTTTCAAGTGATTTATTCGGTGGCTTTACTGAAGAGTTTGAGCTGTTTGCAAAAAGTGCAGAAGACTATTACGAAAAGCTGAAGGTTTTTCATCAACATTACATGCCCAGCTCAACAATACTCAATCACGGCCTTGATAACATAGAAAAATACCCGCTAAAGCTTATAGCACCACAACACGGCTCTATAATCAAAGAAGAGTTTATAAAACCAATAATTAAGAAAATGAGAAATATGGAATGCGGCATATTCCAAAACTTTAAATACACGCAAAACATAGTAAAACTTTCAAAACTCAATTCAGCATTAGAAGAAGCAATAAAAATCATAGCTTTACAGGAGAGCTTTTTCAATGTCGTGCACAAGATAACAAAGGCACTAAATCAGTTTTACAGAATAGAGTCAATAAAGGTGTTTCTATCCGATGACTATGAACAAAATATTATCGTTTTAGACTCAGAAACAGATAGGGTTGATTTTATTGAAGACAAAGACAAAGTGAGAATGCTTCTAAACTCGTCAAGTTATCTGAAGGAAGGTGCAGTATTCTATGAGCCATCAATTCTACATTCTTTACTCAATATAAAAGACCCAGCTTACATATTTCCTATTCTTGATTCAGACGAAAAATATTTAGGCGTCTGTTTTATGATTTTAAACCCCACACAGATAAAGATATCAGAAGACCTTGAGATTTTATCAAAGTTTGAAACACCCATTGCAATGGCATCTCTAAAAGAGAGACAGCTCTTATGTCTCAAGAAGAAAAACATAGAGCTGTTTAAAGAAACCATTACAGACCCACTAACAGAACTCTTCAACAGGCGATATATAGAGCTGTTCCTATGCAGGGAGTTTAAAAGAGCTCACAGATTCAGACATGGATTATCCCTTTTAATGATAGACATAGATGATTTTAAAAAGGTAAACGACACATACGGACACGACACAGGCGACAGGGTGTTAAAAAAGATTGCAGAAACCATAAAAGACAACATAAGAAGTGTGGATATAGCTGTAAGATTTGGTGGTGAAGAGTTCCTTGTTATACTTCCAAATACAAACAAAAACGAAGCATATCATGTTGCAAAAAGGATAAAAGAGAGTATAGAAAACGGCAAGATTTTATACGATGCCAAAAAAGACTTTTCACTTTGCTGCACTGTAAGTATCGGCGTATCGTCAATTGAAGACAATCCAAAAGATATAGAAGAGCTTATCAGAATAGCAGACAAAAGAATGTATCAAGCAAAAGCTGAAGGCAAAAACAGAGTTATAGGCTAA
- the rpe gene encoding ribulose-phosphate 3-epimerase translates to MSKTKLIAPSLLSADFLHLEDEIEAVIDAGCDMLHLDIMDGHFVPNLTFGPFIVEQIKKVSKVPLDVHLMIEEPDLWIERYIEAGADYLGVHFEADVHLNRTLSRIKELKAKPCVVINPSTGPESLEYVLDIVDMVLVMSVNPGFGGQKFIESSIRKIEWLSQFREKSGLDYLIEVDGGVNLDNIGRLSKAGANVFVAGSAIFSTDDYKKTIAEMKERI, encoded by the coding sequence TTGAGCAAAACTAAATTGATAGCACCATCTCTGCTCTCTGCTGACTTTCTGCATCTTGAAGATGAGATTGAAGCTGTTATAGATGCAGGCTGTGATATGCTTCATCTTGACATAATGGATGGACATTTTGTTCCTAATCTTACATTTGGGCCATTTATTGTAGAACAGATAAAGAAGGTTTCAAAAGTTCCTTTAGATGTTCATCTAATGATAGAAGAGCCCGATTTGTGGATTGAGCGATACATTGAAGCTGGCGCTGATTATCTTGGCGTTCACTTTGAAGCAGATGTTCATTTAAATAGAACGCTTAGCAGGATTAAAGAGCTAAAAGCAAAGCCGTGCGTTGTTATTAATCCATCAACAGGGCCAGAAAGCCTTGAGTATGTTCTTGATATTGTTGATATGGTGCTTGTTATGAGTGTTAATCCTGGCTTTGGTGGTCAGAAGTTTATTGAGAGTTCGATTAGAAAGATAGAGTGGCTGAGTCAATTTAGAGAGAAAAGCGGACTTGATTATCTAATTGAAGTTGACGGTGGCGTTAATTTGGATAATATTGGCAGGTTGTCCAAAGCCGGAGCTAATGTATTTGTTGCAGGTAGTGCGATATTCTCAACGGATGATTATAAGAAGACTATTGCCGAGATGAAGGAGAGAATATGA
- a CDS encoding TrkH family potassium uptake protein, with product MMIAKNPLRSIVLGFLIVILTGALLLMLPLSSKSGGLSPVNALFMSTSAVCVTGLAVVSLTKLTLFGQLVILALIQVGGFGYMSMTSMIFLTFKKHLSYRDKLILKEALSYPEMHSITGFFKRIMVFAVMCEIVGASLLFFVFYPDMGIEKGIYYAIFHSISAFNNAGFSLFSDSFVGYKYNLLLNLTIMSLIVVGGIGFIVIDELYLFKKGKIRYLSLHVKTVLLSTAILIFGGAILIYAIEKHGILANHGFFKDMLVSVFQSITTRTAGFNTVDLSYMHNSTLFLLVVLMFIGASPASTGGGIKTTTAATVFLAIYSYIRGEKEVVAFRRKIPDETVYKSFVVIVLSFMVVSVSAFVLSDIEKVNFLAALFESVSALSTVGLSVSKTSLSLSASFNDFGKLLITLLMFMGRIGLFSFSVALFKKKVLRSYRLPEGRIFV from the coding sequence ATGATGATAGCGAAAAATCCACTTAGGTCTATAGTTTTAGGTTTTCTCATTGTTATATTGACGGGTGCTTTGCTTCTTATGTTGCCTTTAAGCTCAAAAAGTGGTGGTTTAAGCCCTGTTAATGCGCTGTTTATGTCAACATCGGCTGTTTGTGTCACAGGCCTTGCAGTCGTGAGCCTGACAAAGCTTACTCTGTTTGGTCAGCTTGTGATACTTGCTCTGATTCAAGTTGGCGGTTTTGGTTATATGAGCATGACATCAATGATATTTTTAACCTTTAAAAAGCATCTTTCCTATAGGGATAAACTGATTTTGAAGGAAGCCTTAAGTTATCCTGAAATGCACTCGATAACGGGCTTTTTCAAAAGGATAATGGTTTTTGCTGTTATGTGTGAGATTGTTGGTGCATCTCTTCTCTTCTTTGTATTTTACCCAGATATGGGAATAGAAAAGGGTATCTATTATGCCATATTTCACTCGATAAGTGCATTTAATAACGCTGGTTTTTCTCTCTTTTCTGACTCGTTTGTTGGGTATAAATACAATCTGCTTTTGAATCTTACCATAATGTCTCTGATTGTTGTTGGCGGTATAGGTTTTATCGTGATTGATGAGCTGTATCTTTTTAAAAAGGGTAAAATAAGGTATCTCTCTTTGCATGTGAAGACAGTTCTTTTGAGCACGGCTATTTTGATATTTGGCGGTGCAATACTGATTTATGCAATTGAGAAGCATGGGATTTTAGCAAATCATGGGTTTTTTAAGGATATGCTCGTGAGTGTTTTTCAGAGCATAACGACAAGAACGGCAGGTTTTAATACTGTTGATTTAAGTTATATGCACAACTCGACGCTGTTTCTCTTGGTTGTTTTAATGTTTATCGGAGCATCACCAGCTTCCACGGGTGGTGGGATAAAGACGACAACGGCTGCTACAGTGTTTTTGGCAATATACTCATACATTAGAGGGGAAAAAGAAGTTGTCGCATTCAGAAGAAAGATACCTGATGAGACGGTTTATAAATCCTTTGTTGTAATCGTGCTTTCGTTTATGGTTGTCTCTGTCTCGGCATTTGTTCTGAGCGATATTGAAAAGGTGAACTTTTTAGCTGCTCTATTTGAGAGCGTTTCTGCTTTATCGACAGTTGGGTTGTCTGTGAGTAAGACTTCGTTGAGCCTTTCTGCAAGTTTTAACGATTTTGGAAAATTGCTTATAACCCTGCTTATGTTTATGGGCAGAATAGGACTGTTTAGTTTCTCTGTTGCACTCTTTAAGAAAAAGGTGTTAAGGAGTTATAGACTTCCTGAAGGGAGAATATTCGTATGA
- the nadD gene encoding nicotinate-nucleotide adenylyltransferase: protein MRIAIFGGTFNPVHIGHIRGAISVYETFKLDKVIFLPTGIPPHKKDNVANAEYRYTMLKLAIEGLKFCEISRLEIDSNRVNYTIDTIGELKKELKEDNLFFVVGTDAFYYLNLWKDYKRLVDEITFIVIRRPEYDTKIILNKYAELVDFEEIHENGKYPTQKRKVYIYTPPAFDVSSSMIRRKIRNGECIKYLVPEKVENFIKEKRLYQ from the coding sequence GTGAGAATAGCCATCTTTGGCGGGACATTTAATCCCGTTCACATAGGCCACATAAGAGGGGCAATAAGTGTCTATGAGACATTTAAATTAGACAAGGTAATATTCTTGCCAACAGGCATACCACCACACAAAAAAGACAATGTGGCAAATGCAGAGTATAGATATACAATGCTCAAACTTGCAATCGAAGGACTAAAGTTTTGTGAAATCTCAAGGCTTGAAATAGACTCAAACAGGGTTAATTATACGATCGACACGATTGGTGAGCTAAAAAAAGAACTAAAAGAAGATAACCTGTTCTTTGTGGTTGGAACAGACGCTTTTTACTATCTAAATTTATGGAAGGATTATAAAAGATTGGTTGATGAGATAACATTTATCGTGATAAGAAGGCCAGAGTACGACACAAAAATTATTTTAAACAAATATGCAGAGCTTGTGGATTTTGAAGAGATACACGAAAACGGAAAATACCCAACACAAAAAAGAAAGGTTTATATTTACACACCACCTGCCTTTGATGTATCATCAAGTATGATTAGAAGAAAAATAAGAAACGGTGAATGTATAAAATACCTTGTGCCAGAGAAGGTTGAAAATTTCATAAAAGAGAAGAGGTTATACCAGTGA
- the rsfS gene encoding ribosome silencing factor produces MKEKLIQILNDKKVEEIVSIDLRNQSSIFDFFIIGTVSSNKQVYAIYDEIKKSGIDIHHIEETQDGSWTLIDCYDVVIHLFTEDKRKEYDLESLWEKAIKHRESNES; encoded by the coding sequence GTGAAAGAGAAACTCATTCAGATTTTAAACGATAAGAAGGTTGAAGAGATTGTTAGCATAGACTTAAGGAATCAGTCTTCCATTTTCGATTTCTTCATTATCGGAACAGTCAGTTCAAACAAACAGGTCTATGCCATTTACGACGAAATTAAAAAGAGCGGCATAGATATTCATCACATTGAAGAGACTCAGGATGGCAGTTGGACTTTAATAGACTGCTATGATGTTGTTATTCATCTGTTTACGGAAGACAAAAGAAAAGAGTATGACCTTGAGTCTTTGTGGGAAAAGGCGATAAAACATAGAGAGAGTAATGAATCTTAA
- a CDS encoding radical SAM/SPASM domain-containing protein codes for MEFALKWLAFEITPRCNLNCIHCRTNASMNLKDILSFKDIRKTIDEISKEFKPVIVLTGGEPLLRDDVFEIADYIRGKNMRVGLATNGTLVDDEMAKRIKEHFDIVSLSLDGSKAEVHDDFRQVKGAFDSVVRAAKNLKEAGVEFIINSSFTKRNQHDIENTYKLAKSLGAKAWYMFMIVPTGRAKEIFDELIDKENYQRILKWHFYMELKEKDMLVRPTCAPEYYALVDMESKKTSVDFKRRTLKFSTGGAKGCVAGQLIAFIGYDGSIKPCSYFLRTAGNILTDGFLNVWYNSEIFKNLRNFSLYEKCSKCRYVNVCGGCRARADAYFGDYLALDPYCFVEVPNYENKRL; via the coding sequence ATGGAGTTTGCTTTAAAGTGGCTTGCCTTTGAGATAACGCCGAGATGTAATCTAAACTGTATCCACTGCAGAACGAACGCTTCTATGAATTTAAAAGATATCTTGAGCTTTAAGGATATAAGAAAGACGATTGATGAGATATCAAAGGAGTTTAAACCTGTTATTGTTTTAACCGGTGGTGAGCCACTTTTAAGGGATGATGTTTTTGAGATTGCGGATTATATAAGAGGCAAAAATATGAGAGTGGGACTTGCAACAAACGGCACACTCGTCGATGATGAAATGGCTAAAAGGATAAAAGAGCATTTCGACATTGTTTCACTTTCGCTTGATGGTTCAAAGGCTGAAGTTCACGATGATTTTAGGCAGGTCAAAGGTGCTTTTGATTCTGTCGTTAGGGCTGCTAAAAACCTAAAAGAAGCAGGTGTTGAGTTTATAATAAACTCATCTTTCACAAAGAGAAACCAGCACGATATAGAGAACACCTATAAACTTGCAAAATCGCTTGGAGCTAAAGCGTGGTATATGTTTATGATTGTGCCAACAGGCAGGGCGAAAGAGATTTTTGATGAGTTAATAGACAAGGAAAATTATCAAAGGATTTTAAAGTGGCACTTTTATATGGAGCTAAAAGAGAAAGATATGCTTGTTAGACCGACATGCGCACCCGAGTATTACGCTCTTGTTGATATGGAATCAAAAAAGACAAGCGTTGATTTTAAAAGGAGAACGCTAAAATTTTCAACAGGTGGAGCAAAGGGTTGTGTTGCAGGTCAACTGATTGCGTTTATAGGTTATGATGGAAGTATAAAGCCTTGTAGCTATTTTTTAAGGACAGCCGGTAATATCTTAACCGACGGGTTTTTAAATGTGTGGTACAACTCTGAGATTTTCAAGAATTTAAGGAATTTTTCCTTGTATGAAAAGTGTTCAAAGTGCAGGTATGTAAATGTATGTGGTGGCTGCAGGGCAAGGGCTGATGCCTATTTTGGCGATTATTTGGCTTTAGACCCATACTGCTTTGTGGAGGTGCCAAACTATGAAAATAAACGACTTTAA
- a CDS encoding SIR2 family NAD-dependent protein deacylase, whose protein sequence is MKINDFKLLKERIEKSESCLFLTSAGMSADSGIPTFRDKEGYWSNFPVFKRLGLEAIELANPHSFEVRPQYAWAFYEWRRRNAHENKPHKGYHVINRMIKEVFKKSFVHTTNTDGYHIISGLDESLVYEVHGSMWRLQCMRGAACSYGVKENRDVPLCDLDYKTMIATNLPKCPVCGELLRPNILMFGDWYYVENEYQIRNYHNFVNDVGVPDLIFLVGSSSAVPTNDYIANRFQAKGSFVITINPDPSSTAVCKPNLFIQKKAKETFEMIEEMIFSL, encoded by the coding sequence ATGAAAATAAACGACTTTAAGCTTTTGAAAGAGAGAATAGAGAAATCGGAGAGCTGTCTATTTTTAACCAGTGCTGGTATGAGTGCAGATAGTGGTATTCCAACATTTAGAGATAAGGAAGGTTACTGGAGCAATTTTCCCGTTTTTAAAAGGCTCGGACTTGAAGCTATAGAACTTGCAAACCCGCACAGCTTCGAAGTTAGACCGCAGTATGCTTGGGCATTCTATGAGTGGAGAAGGAGAAACGCACATGAGAATAAGCCGCATAAGGGCTATCATGTAATAAACAGAATGATTAAGGAAGTGTTTAAAAAGTCGTTTGTTCACACAACCAATACGGATGGTTATCACATAATATCAGGCCTTGATGAGTCGCTCGTGTATGAAGTTCACGGTTCTATGTGGAGACTTCAATGTATGCGTGGAGCTGCCTGTTCGTATGGTGTTAAAGAAAATAGAGATGTTCCGTTGTGCGATTTGGATTACAAGACCATGATTGCAACTAATTTGCCAAAGTGTCCTGTTTGTGGCGAGCTTCTGCGTCCGAATATTCTGATGTTTGGCGATTGGTATTATGTTGAAAATGAGTATCAGATAAGGAATTATCATAATTTTGTTAATGATGTTGGTGTGCCTGATTTAATTTTTCTTGTTGGCTCAAGTTCAGCCGTTCCTACAAACGATTATATAGCAAATAGATTTCAGGCAAAAGGTTCTTTTGTAATTACGATAAACCCAGACCCATCATCAACAGCGGTGTGCAAACCCAATCTGTTTATTCAAAAGAAGGCTAAGGAGACATTTGAGATGATAGAAGAGATGATATTTAGCCTATAA